A genomic segment from Thermotoga neapolitana DSM 4359 encodes:
- a CDS encoding nucleotide exchange factor GrpE, with amino-acid sequence MSEKEKKDLSQECEELKEKYRELEEYAKRLKAEYENYREEVAREKRELIKNANEYLISRLIPILDDFERALNQKDHEESFYEGVKLIYKKLLNTLEKEGLSKIQVGETFDPFEYEAVERVETDDVEEYTVLEVLESGYKFHGKVLKPAKVKVAVRPRKKDEESPDKKE; translated from the coding sequence ATGTCTGAAAAAGAAAAGAAGGATCTCTCTCAGGAATGTGAGGAATTGAAGGAAAAATACAGGGAACTCGAAGAATACGCCAAAAGACTCAAGGCCGAATACGAAAATTACCGTGAGGAGGTCGCCAGGGAAAAAAGAGAACTCATAAAGAACGCAAACGAATACCTCATCTCAAGACTGATTCCCATACTCGACGATTTCGAAAGGGCCTTGAACCAGAAGGATCATGAGGAATCCTTTTACGAGGGTGTGAAGTTGATATACAAAAAGCTTCTAAACACACTGGAAAAGGAAGGTCTCTCTAAGATCCAGGTGGGAGAGACTTTTGATCCGTTCGAATATGAGGCAGTTGAGAGAGTCGAAACGGACGACGTGGAGGAATACACTGTACTCGAAGTGCTGGAAAGTGGCTACAAATTCCACGGGAAAGTACTGAAGCCAGCGAAGGTGAAGGTGGCCGTGAGACCAAGAAAGAAAGATGAGGAATCTCCCGATAAAAAGGAGTGA
- the dnaJ gene encoding molecular chaperone DnaJ, with protein MKREKKDYYEILGVPRNATQEEIRKAYKRLVKEWHPDRHPENRKEAEQRFKEIQEAYEVLSDPQKRAMYDRFGYVGEQPVYQEAETGGSFFEDVFREFENIFNRDIFDVFFGEESGRRERREYARRGEDIRYTIEVNLSDLINGTEIPIEYERYETCPRCGGTGVEPDSGYISCPRCGGTGRIREEKRSFFGYFVSERTCDECGGTGRVPQELCHECGGSGRVLRRVRRTIKIPPNIEDGGHLRIPGGGNAGYYGGPYGDLIITVRVRSDSRFKRSGKDLIYDITIDYLQAILGTTVEIPLPEGGTTMLKIPPGTQPETVFRLKGKGLPGEYGRRGDLLVNVHVEIPKNLSREERKVLEDLAKKRGIPVA; from the coding sequence ATGAAAAGAGAAAAAAAGGATTACTACGAAATCCTCGGTGTTCCGAGAAATGCCACGCAGGAAGAGATAAGAAAAGCGTACAAAAGGCTGGTAAAGGAATGGCATCCAGATAGACATCCAGAAAACAGAAAAGAAGCCGAGCAGCGCTTCAAAGAGATTCAGGAAGCCTATGAGGTCCTCAGCGATCCTCAGAAGAGGGCCATGTACGATCGTTTTGGATACGTTGGGGAACAACCCGTCTATCAAGAAGCAGAAACCGGTGGCAGTTTTTTCGAAGACGTTTTCAGAGAGTTCGAAAACATCTTCAACAGGGATATATTCGACGTGTTCTTCGGTGAAGAGTCTGGACGAAGGGAGAGAAGGGAATACGCTCGAAGGGGAGAGGACATACGCTACACCATAGAAGTGAACCTTTCTGACCTGATCAACGGTACGGAGATTCCCATCGAATACGAAAGGTACGAAACGTGTCCAAGATGCGGAGGAACCGGTGTGGAACCAGATTCGGGATACATCAGTTGTCCACGCTGTGGTGGAACGGGAAGGATCAGAGAGGAAAAAAGGTCGTTCTTTGGATACTTCGTCAGTGAAAGAACCTGTGACGAATGCGGCGGAACAGGAAGAGTTCCTCAAGAGTTGTGTCACGAGTGCGGAGGAAGTGGAAGAGTTCTCAGAAGAGTGCGAAGAACGATAAAAATACCTCCAAACATCGAAGACGGAGGGCATTTGAGAATACCCGGCGGCGGTAACGCGGGTTATTACGGTGGACCCTACGGTGATCTGATAATCACCGTTCGAGTGAGATCGGATAGCAGGTTCAAGAGATCTGGAAAAGATCTGATATACGATATCACGATAGATTACCTCCAGGCGATACTGGGAACAACCGTCGAGATCCCTCTTCCAGAAGGTGGCACAACCATGCTGAAGATACCACCTGGCACACAGCCCGAGACGGTCTTCCGTCTGAAAGGGAAAGGACTGCCGGGTGAGTACGGTAGAAGGGGCGATCTCCTCGTCAACGTACACGTTGAAATTCCAAAGAACCTTTCGAGAGAAGAAAGAAAAGTACTGGAGGATCTGGCAAAGAAAAGAGGCATTCCCGTTGCCTAA
- the yqeH gene encoding ribosome biogenesis GTPase YqeH: MKCPGCGANIQFEDPKKPGYIPREAFEKRLEEGKEILCQRCFRIKHYGKLEPIEYDWDFRNQLKSYLGGFEVVLWVIDIFDFEGTYREDIANLLEGKDVVYVINKLDLLPRAVTVKEVKEWVKKRIKAKDPERIRIVSAEKNYGLKSLVKLLARLTDKALVIGVTNVGKSSLLNRICTHENTISSFPGTTLGILRRKVKGENLYLYDTPGIMTKDRILDLLDPECQKTILPKEELSRKTFKPERNRTIFMGGLCRFDVDYETERSPIFLLFSSREVTFHETRRERADELMKNRLGDLLKPPCSKARYEDFTWKKEKFVLNEGEELAVAGLGWMSVRRGPLTVEVTVPENVKLVVREALVNPNR; the protein is encoded by the coding sequence GTGAAGTGTCCAGGATGCGGTGCCAACATACAGTTCGAAGATCCAAAGAAACCGGGATACATTCCAAGAGAAGCCTTTGAAAAAAGGCTGGAGGAAGGGAAAGAAATTCTGTGCCAGAGATGTTTTCGAATAAAGCACTATGGAAAACTGGAACCTATAGAGTACGATTGGGATTTCAGGAATCAGTTGAAATCTTATCTTGGTGGTTTCGAGGTGGTTCTGTGGGTGATCGACATCTTCGATTTTGAGGGCACGTACAGAGAAGACATAGCAAACCTGCTGGAAGGAAAGGACGTTGTGTATGTGATCAACAAGCTCGACCTTCTTCCCAGGGCAGTTACCGTCAAGGAAGTGAAAGAATGGGTGAAAAAGAGAATAAAGGCGAAAGACCCCGAAAGAATAAGAATAGTGAGTGCCGAGAAGAATTACGGTCTGAAGTCCCTGGTAAAACTGCTTGCACGATTGACCGATAAAGCACTGGTGATAGGGGTGACAAACGTTGGAAAATCCTCCCTTTTAAACAGGATATGCACTCACGAAAATACCATCAGTTCGTTTCCAGGAACGACCCTTGGAATACTGAGGAGGAAGGTAAAAGGTGAAAATCTCTACCTTTACGACACTCCCGGTATTATGACGAAAGACAGAATCCTTGATCTTCTGGATCCGGAATGTCAGAAGACGATCCTTCCGAAAGAAGAGCTCTCCAGAAAAACCTTCAAACCAGAGAGGAACAGAACGATCTTCATGGGAGGATTGTGTCGTTTCGACGTAGATTACGAAACGGAGAGAAGCCCCATATTCTTGCTCTTTTCCTCCAGAGAGGTTACCTTTCATGAGACAAGGAGAGAAAGAGCAGACGAGTTGATGAAAAACAGACTGGGAGATCTTCTAAAACCTCCCTGCTCGAAAGCGAGGTACGAAGATTTCACGTGGAAAAAGGAAAAGTTCGTTCTGAACGAAGGAGAAGAACTGGCGGTGGCAGGACTGGGATGGATGAGCGTCAGAAGAGGACCATTGACGGTCGAAGTTACCGTCCCGGAAAATGTGAAACTCGTTGTGAGAGAAGCCCTGGTGAACCCCAACCGTTAG
- the era gene encoding GTPase Era produces MKSGFVALAGKPNVGKSTFINTVLGRKVVIVSDKPQTTRNRINCIYTDKDAQIVFVDTPGIHKPLHRLGEYMVRAAVQALKGVDIVLFMLDAADGFTKTDEQVAKIVNESRTKTIIAVNKIDVAGEEKAKSVGELAKSMVENAVSVHYISALKGIGVFELLDRIKEELPEGPQYYPEDMITDRPLSFMAAEIIREKIFHLTRQEVPHSTAVVIEEIKDRPNGVLYIRANIYVERDSQKGILIGKNGSMIKKIGTLAREEIEFLVGRKVFLDLNVKVKEKWREKDFIILQEIGLKHDIE; encoded by the coding sequence ATTAAGTCGGGTTTTGTTGCGCTGGCTGGGAAGCCGAACGTTGGAAAGTCCACTTTCATAAACACTGTTCTGGGTAGAAAGGTTGTGATCGTCTCCGATAAACCCCAGACCACCAGAAACAGGATAAACTGTATCTACACCGACAAAGACGCACAGATCGTATTCGTGGACACCCCGGGCATACACAAACCACTTCATCGTCTGGGAGAATACATGGTGAGGGCTGCCGTTCAGGCTCTGAAGGGAGTTGATATTGTCCTCTTCATGCTGGATGCCGCCGATGGTTTCACCAAAACAGATGAACAGGTCGCAAAGATCGTGAACGAATCCAGAACAAAAACCATCATCGCCGTGAACAAGATAGATGTAGCAGGAGAAGAAAAAGCAAAGTCGGTAGGAGAACTCGCGAAAAGTATGGTTGAAAACGCTGTTTCTGTTCATTACATATCTGCCCTGAAAGGAATCGGTGTTTTCGAGTTGCTTGACAGGATAAAGGAAGAACTTCCAGAAGGTCCGCAGTACTATCCTGAGGACATGATCACGGATCGCCCACTCTCTTTCATGGCGGCTGAAATCATAAGGGAGAAGATCTTCCACCTGACTCGTCAAGAGGTACCGCATTCCACCGCCGTTGTCATCGAGGAGATAAAAGACCGACCGAACGGCGTCCTTTACATACGGGCCAACATATACGTAGAACGTGATTCACAGAAGGGGATATTGATAGGGAAAAACGGAAGCATGATAAAGAAAATAGGAACCCTTGCACGTGAAGAGATAGAATTCCTTGTTGGAAGGAAAGTGTTTCTCGATCTCAATGTCAAGGTGAAAGAAAAGTGGAGGGAAAAAGACTTCATAATCCTTCAGGAGATCGGCCTGAAACACGATATAGAATGA
- the cdd gene encoding cytidine deaminase, producing MKPEKLVEMALEVREKAYARYSGFRVGAALLTKSGKVFTGVNVENASYGLTVCAERVAVFKAVSEGEREFVAIAIASDSPEKTVPCGACRQVLYEFSEDMDVIMANRDGDYEVARLKDLLPRGFRLGGDEH from the coding sequence ATGAAACCGGAGAAACTGGTGGAAATGGCTCTGGAGGTTCGGGAAAAGGCTTACGCTAGATACTCTGGATTCAGAGTAGGGGCTGCTCTTCTCACAAAGAGCGGAAAGGTGTTCACGGGAGTGAACGTGGAGAACGCTTCCTACGGCCTCACCGTGTGTGCAGAAAGGGTGGCCGTGTTCAAAGCGGTTTCTGAAGGAGAAAGAGAATTTGTTGCGATCGCAATAGCTTCGGATTCCCCTGAAAAAACTGTTCCCTGTGGTGCCTGCAGGCAGGTGCTCTACGAATTCTCTGAGGACATGGATGTGATCATGGCAAACAGAGACGGAGATTACGAGGTGGCGAGGTTGAAAGATCTTCTACCAAGAGGTTTCAGACTGGGAGGTGATGAACATTAA
- a CDS encoding hemolysin family protein, with the protein MEDPVSSMLTLGLEGLLLVVLIYLSNFFSSSETALTLMSKVKIKEFLEKKEEESERESYIHLFNKYLTTILISNNLVNLFASSISTLIFLNLLRGVSEELVAVVSTLFITAVLLIFGEITPKVMARAEPDRIFQRSIGVVRFLTRVFDPVGRLLVKISDGIIALRHGKKISEDLFITEEDIVSIVQVGGEMGVIEQEEERIVKRAFEMKQIAVKEIMTPRVDIVAIEENQTVRDLIELIEDEGYSRIPVYRETIDNIVGVCYAKDVLSILAEKDCEEVKNMKVKDIMRDALYVPETMNIDELLKILKSKKIHIAIVVDEYGGTAGIVTLEDIIEELFGDIMDEYDYDEVSGIKKIGEKTYIVDGSTPINDLEIELRIQFPQTEYETIAGYLLEHFKRIPNVGEEAVIGNLYFKVLAVGKNRIEKIMIKVLEGGRDETGETGGNGSGGSGKGLR; encoded by the coding sequence GTGGAAGATCCTGTCAGTAGCATGTTGACACTCGGTCTTGAAGGTTTGCTGCTTGTTGTCTTGATCTATCTTTCTAACTTCTTTTCCTCTTCAGAAACCGCCCTGACCCTGATGAGCAAGGTGAAGATCAAGGAATTTCTGGAAAAGAAAGAGGAAGAATCAGAAAGGGAAAGTTACATCCATCTCTTCAACAAGTACCTCACGACGATCCTGATAAGCAACAACCTCGTCAATTTATTTGCCTCATCCATCTCCACTCTGATCTTCCTGAATCTTCTCAGAGGAGTGAGCGAAGAACTTGTGGCAGTGGTTTCCACCCTCTTCATTACCGCCGTTCTTCTCATATTCGGAGAAATCACCCCAAAAGTTATGGCAAGGGCCGAGCCAGACCGTATCTTCCAGAGATCGATAGGTGTGGTCAGGTTTCTCACCAGGGTTTTCGATCCTGTCGGAAGACTTCTGGTGAAGATCTCCGACGGTATCATCGCTTTGAGGCATGGAAAGAAAATATCCGAAGATCTGTTCATCACCGAGGAAGACATCGTCTCCATCGTTCAGGTTGGAGGCGAAATGGGAGTCATAGAGCAGGAAGAGGAAAGAATAGTGAAACGTGCCTTCGAAATGAAACAGATAGCCGTCAAGGAGATAATGACGCCCCGCGTTGACATCGTAGCGATAGAGGAGAACCAGACGGTGAGGGATCTCATTGAACTGATAGAAGATGAAGGCTATTCCAGGATTCCTGTCTACAGGGAGACCATAGACAACATCGTGGGGGTCTGTTACGCCAAAGACGTCCTTTCAATTCTGGCGGAGAAGGATTGTGAAGAGGTAAAGAACATGAAGGTGAAGGACATAATGAGAGACGCCCTCTACGTGCCGGAGACCATGAACATAGATGAACTCCTGAAAATCCTCAAGTCGAAAAAGATCCATATAGCTATAGTTGTGGACGAGTACGGTGGAACGGCCGGGATTGTGACCCTCGAAGACATAATAGAGGAACTCTTCGGTGATATCATGGACGAATACGACTACGACGAAGTGTCCGGTATAAAGAAAATCGGGGAGAAGACTTACATTGTCGATGGTAGTACTCCCATAAACGATCTGGAGATAGAGTTGAGAATCCAGTTTCCGCAGACAGAGTACGAAACGATAGCAGGATACCTTCTGGAACACTTCAAGAGGATACCGAACGTTGGTGAGGAGGCTGTCATCGGTAACCTGTACTTCAAAGTGCTGGCAGTCGGTAAAAACAGGATAGAGAAGATCATGATAAAAGTCCTGGAGGGGGGAAGAGATGAAACCGGAGAAACTGGTGGAAATGGCTCTGGAGGTTCGGGAAAAGGCTTACGCTAG
- a CDS encoding 23S rRNA (pseudouridine(1915)-N(3))-methyltransferase RlmH, producing the protein MRIRIVVGGKLDNFIKMGVDHYKKFLRRFCKTEIIELKRTHGGSVEEIVKRETEELKKRVLPGSLMVVMDRRGENLSSEEFAGFLKEVEMKGKDITFLIGGPYGLSEEILSEAHRVFSLSRMTFTHGMSVLIVLEQVFRAFKIIRGENYHY; encoded by the coding sequence ATGAGGATAAGAATCGTTGTGGGTGGAAAGCTGGATAATTTCATAAAGATGGGGGTGGACCATTACAAAAAATTTCTCAGGAGGTTTTGCAAAACCGAGATCATCGAGTTGAAACGCACCCATGGAGGAAGCGTCGAAGAAATTGTAAAAAGAGAGACAGAGGAACTGAAAAAGAGGGTCTTACCCGGCAGTTTGATGGTGGTTATGGACAGAAGGGGTGAGAACCTCTCTTCAGAGGAATTTGCCGGGTTCCTCAAAGAGGTGGAGATGAAGGGAAAAGATATCACGTTCCTGATCGGTGGGCCTTATGGACTGAGTGAGGAGATACTCTCCGAGGCCCACCGTGTTTTTTCTCTGTCCAGGATGACCTTCACCCACGGGATGAGCGTTCTCATAGTTTTGGAGCAGGTGTTCAGGGCGTTTAAAATAATACGTGGAGAAAATTACCATTACTGA